Proteins found in one Plasmodium malariae genome assembly, chromosome: 13 genomic segment:
- the PmUG01_13056100 gene encoding conserved Plasmodium protein, unknown function, whose protein sequence is MASGFINLTRKKLAGNHIYLGKWHDFNQWKYIAPTNLLDIIKPVEKSKVISPTSHNDQGDIFSYLNSTYHGKIITVDDLNSNNSKTNKIRGSAFHGPERTDVFRLILYNRLKQKQPQRIVPDIEHMKDANKVEVSIVWFLWSFVLFYCTMCIYGSNYIIKNKSNSFPWMPKRTDGSKGEGPMFWFLE, encoded by the coding sequence atggCATCGGGATTTATAAATCTGACAAGAAAAAAGCTAGCTggaaatcatatatatttaggaAAATGGCACGACTTTAACCAATGGAAATATATTGCACCAACAAATCTATTAGATATTATAAAACCAGTAGAAAAATCGAAGGTGATAAGTCCTACTTCTCATAATGATCAAGGAGACATATTTAGTTATTTAAATAGTACATATCatggaaaaattataacagtTGATGATttaaattcaaataattcaaaaacaaataaaattagagGAAGTGCTTTTCATGGTCCTGAAAGAACAGATGTCTTTcgattaatattatataacagGTTAAAACAGAAACAACCACAAAGAATTGTACCAGATATTGAACATATGAAAGATGCAAACAAAGTAGAAGTATCAATTGTTTGGTTTCTATGGTCATTTGTTTTGTTCTACTGTactatgtgtatatatggaagtaattatataatcaaaaataaatCCAATTCTTTTCCTTGGATGCCTAAAAGAACAGATGGTTCGAAGGGAGAAGGACCCATGTTTTGGTTTCTTGAGTAG
- the RPN6 gene encoding 26S proteasome regulatory subunit RPN6, putative, translated as MENFEEIESAYKEIENEIIKTVDTLSGCNYMKIKDEIIMPHMSDNLINKIILLNKHINDNSNPEEFEKRVTNEKVMQINDKLIYLLCDYYINKKEIDNLINFTTSNENYFNVLPQAKTAKLIRNIVEKISKKIRNISTLYIIFKKYINWAYEKKRNFLRCRIEVKIIILFILKQKYKTALSLIERLLKEVKKVDDKTLLLELYIVETKIYMLLKNSSKMKASLTFAKNIANTINTAIYINSEIDLLSGILFIYEKDYRSAYIYLYECYETLYTYIYNSHNNTLDFLSKKHNDFYSVIIHNIINTSTISSQNKTKSISQISPFLLSFYTFYEYYDSSNSVLNLDEMNISSNNVNLIYSDMICKISSSYQELDEEKIYCITNPIELNYDLIKNLTLDNYGNLLESKSCKITENSIFIFPENNIVFGNFGLNLNIENLKIIVPLKYMLLCKILEENNRKDINTILCENNKLNYIPNKEIQILLDISKCYENRSLDVFEKIIKINIFLINIDKVIYNYLKELYELLLEKNILKIIEAYSCIDLNYISQKLNLDINKIISKLSEMILDKKLNATLDQNIGILILYDDMPDTKNYQDVLEIINNLTESVDILYQKAQLTI; from the coding sequence atggaaaattttGAAGAGATAGAAAGTGCATACAAAGAAATAGAGaacgaaataataaaaactgtTGACACACTAAGCGGATGTAACTATATGAAGATAAAGGATGAAATAATTATGCCTCATATGAgtgataatttaattaacaaaataatactattGAACAAGCACATAAATGATAACAGTAACCCAGAGGAGTTTGAAAAAAGAGTAACAAATGAGAAGGTGATGCAAATTAATGATaagttaatttatttgttatgtgattattatattaataagaagGAAAttgataatttaattaattttacgacaagtaatgaaaattattttaatgtattacCACAAGCAAAGACAgcaaaattaataagaaatattgttgaaaaaatttctaaaaaGATTCGTAATATaagtacattatatataatatttaagaaGTACATTAATTGggcatatgaaaaaaaaaggaacttTTTAAGATGTCGTATAgaagttaaaataattattctttttatattaaaacagaaatataaaacagCTTTAAGTTTAATTGAAAGATTATTAAAAGAAGTAAAGAAGGTAGATGATAAAACGTTATTGCTTGAGTTATATATTGtagaaacaaaaatatatatgttacttAAAAATTCATCAAAAATGAAAGCATCTTTGACatttgcaaaaaatatagcaaatactataaatacagctatttatattaatagtGAAATAGATTTATTATCaggtatattatttatatatgaaaaggaTTATAGAagtgcttatatatatttatatgaatgttATGAAAcattatacacatatatatataatagtcaTAACAACACACTTGATTTTTTAAGTAAGAAGCATAATGATTTTTACTCTGTTATTATTCATAACATTATTAATACAAGTACCATATCATctcaaaataaaacaaaaagcaTAAGTCAAATTAgtccatttttattatcattttatacGTTTTATGAGTATTATGATAGTAGCAATAGTGTTTTAAATTTAGATGAAATGAATATCAGTTCTAATAACGTTAATTTGATATATAGCGATATGATATGCAAAATAAGTTCTAGTTATCAAGAGCTGGATGAAGAAAAGATTTACTGCATTACGAACCCAATTGAATTAAATTATgacttaataaaaaatttaactttAGATAATTATGGAAATCTGTTAGAGTCTAAGTCTTGTAAGATAACGGAAAATTCGATTTTCATTTTCccagaaaataatattgtatttGGAAATTTTggtttaaatttaaatatagaaaatttaaaaattattgttcctttaaaatatatgttattatgtaaaatactAGAGGAAAACAACAGAAAAGATATTAATACTATCCTATGTGAgaataacaaattaaattatataccaaataaagaaatacaaatattGTTAGATATATCAAAATGCTACGAAAATAGATCGTTGGATGTATTtgagaaaataattaaaataaacatattccTTATCAATATTGATAAAgtgatatataattatttaaaagagtTATATGAACTGTTACtagaaaaaaacatattaaaaattatagaagCATATAGTTGTATTGacttaaattatattagtCAAAAACTGAAtttagatataaataaaattatttctaaattatcCGAAATGAttttagataaaaaattgaatgcAACGTTAGATCAGAATATTGGAATTTTGATTTTGTATGACGATATGCCTGATACGAAAAATTATCAAGATgttttagaaataataaacaatttaACGGAATCGGTAGATATACTCTATCAAAAAGCGCAGTTGACTATATAA
- the PmUG01_13056200 gene encoding conserved Plasmodium protein, unknown function: MDNTCFRCSVSQEKLLDDDYLFFDEHFLNDYTYDKEGKKENNPKKHFLHNSKERFLKYLNYEKEIINCDLQDVYKKVYMNLHLCKKCKGLHNIDLILFYNKNSSFHHNMIKEKLLFSPEEEQKINDNFNNMKKIFHILLYNIDIVFFFFYLHEAKKISENENISLHTFQKIFEQIKEYVIVKVKIENDFIKQKIYKVFIFVLIYFYLTFYIKIFKTLNLSKEKIEFAVNLYKQSVLIFTANTTEEDKDKNNEFNESLYKHESRKNYHYKRQKIIDNIEDSKKFNSYNANDTYNCSANDEGANKIEKKADEEGLAKKEEDNELATKISPFVFDIYISLNNLCICGYYNKYSKEISQTKWLENDSFVSILSVEECIYEIFRKIFLSTSCTFIGSGREDKDARMMNIGRPFVFVLRETKFSYLNFFLFFSKLKKLATNYSTSSDTSEIKTIDQLNNFLQHYKPTSENSICENSFRENLLCQSSLNQYSGNEEKTHDSSHEIKEFYALITKNNTFSLYDIISNKVIVEQAKDKTLEEHKIGIYHISYNYNKELEVLLSDDSKLNKETCNNQKIHILGNAENGYTDDVYLHFNSNKIDHIDNNIVDTEDKNVLKKGITKNKNSLCYNINDLVDVKLSNIAFSTNYKLIKKVMKYGEERKKAYKCLIYHSTLMNKEKIQQINNDVLNYEKNSSYVISVMQKTPIRVLHRRGLIQRERKVYEFNLVFIHEHFSLLYILAQSGMYVKEFVNGDRGRTFPNMKYFFGEDAFVNILNLDVSSFIYNVN; the protein is encoded by the coding sequence atggACAACACCTGCTTTCGTTGCTCAGTATCACAAGAAAAATTACTTGACGATGACTATCTTTTCTTCGATGAACACTTTTTGAACGATTACACTTATGACAAAGAGggcaaaaaagaaaataatccGAAAAAACATTTTCTGCATAATAGTAAAGAAcgatttttaaaatacttaaactatgaaaaagaaattattaattgCGATTTACAGGATGTgtataaaaaagtttatatgAATTTACATTTATGCAAAAAATGTAAAGGATTACACAACAttgatttaatattattttataataaaaatagcagTTTTCATCATAAtatgataaaagaaaaattactGTTCAGCCCAGAGGAGGAACAGAAAATTAAcgataattttaataatatgaaaaaaatatttcatattcttttgtataatattgatatagtttttttttttttctatctgcatgaagcaaaaaaaataagcgaaaatgaaaatatttctttacacacatttcaaaaaatttttgaacaaataaaagaatatgttattgttaaagtaaaaatagaGAATGATTTTatcaaacaaaaaatttataaagttttcatatttgttttaatatatttttatttgacattttatattaaaatatttaaaactcTAAATTTaagcaaagaaaaaattgaatttgCTGTGAATTTGTACAAGCAATCTGTACTAATTTTTACTGCTAATACAACTGAAGAggataaagataaaaataacgAGTTTAATGAATCGTTATATAAACATGAAAGCCGAAAAAACTACCATTataaaagacaaaaaataatagataaTATAGAAGATAGTAAAAAGTTCAACTCTTATAATGCAAATGATACCTATAATTGTTCTGCGAATGACGAAGGAGCTAATAAGATAGAGAAAAAAGCCGATGAAGAAGGGCTAGCGAAAAAGGAGGAAGATAATGAGTTAGCTACTAAAATCTCTCCTTTtgtttttgatatatatatttcacttaataatttgtgtatatgcggttattacaataaatatagtaaagAAATCTCTCAAACGAAATGGTTAGAAAATGATTCATTCGTAAGTATTTTATCAGTAGAAGAATgtatttatgaaatttttagaaaaatatttttatcgaCTAGTTGTACATTTATTGGTTCTGGAAGAGAAGATAAAGATGCTCGTATGATGAATATTGGTAGaccttttgtttttgttttaagAGAGACAAAATTTTCCTacttaaatttctttttattttttagcaAGTTAAAAAAACTAGCAACAAATTACAGTACTAGTAGTGATACTTCTGAAATTAAAACAATAGACCAGTTAAATAACTTTCTTCAACATTATAAGCCCACAAGTGAAAATTCGATATGTGAAAACTCGTTTAGAGAAAATTTGTTATGTCAAAGTTCACTAAATCAATATTCGGGTAATGAGGAAAAGACCCATGATTCTTCACACGAAATAAAGGAATTTTACGCATTAATAAcgaaaaataatactttttccttatatgatataatatcTAATAAAGTGATAGTAGAACAAGCAAAGGATAAAACCCTTGAAGAACATAAAATAggtatatatcatatatcatataattataataaagagCTGGAAGTATTGCTATCAGATGATTCAAAATTGAATAAAGAAACTTGTAATAATCAAAAAATTCACATTCTAGGTAATGCAGAAAACGGTTATACGGATGATGtgtatttacattttaactCAAATAAAATCGATCatatagataataatatagttgACACAGaagataaaaatgttttaaaaaaggggattacaaaaaataaaaattcccTGTGTTACAATATTAATGATCTAGTTGATGTTAAATTAAGCAATATTGCCTTTAGCACAAATTataaactaataaaaaaggttATGAAGTATGgtgaagaaagaaaaaaagcatataaaTGCCTAATATATCATTCCACTTTAatgaacaaagaaaaaatacaacaaattaataacgatgttttaaattatgaaaaaaatagttcCTACGTAATTAGCGTTATGCAAAAAACACCAATAAGGGTACTTCATAGAAGAGGACTAATACAAAGAGAAAGAAAAGTTTATGAGTTTAATCTTGTTTTTATTCATgaacatttttctttattatatatattagcacAGTCTGGTATGTATGTAAAAGAATTCGTTAATGGTGATAGAGGAAGAACTTTTCCAAacatgaaatatttttttggtgAAGATGCTTTCGTTAATATACTAAATTTAGATGTGTCAAgtttcatatataatgtaaactaa
- the PmUG01_13055900 gene encoding U1 small nuclear ribonucleoprotein C, putative produces MTDYWVSSKKHYCETCNCWISGHKVNIKNHERSTRHIENFKNLLNKSFKRREQETKDKEFIEKELKKLENVEKKFLSDLQKNDISNKSNSSINLNTCHSNNKNRISNSSNNITSNNVTNYVSSGQGNNKKWVVMIHEDTGSLLFYNRLKNGITYEKPKDFFDYLPEYETFSEQNGWFKYFDYNSNNFYYYNIYSSKSIWQYSVNTISSLINYINQCDEITEKNKNFSNPNENKVYSTKLDVIPNQENLNRSGYYESHFQNSAQNSYYGVNNNLNLLNREDEITVEDKGQEEKIQMILTPKKEIDKLQSNSKNNIINVTTERTGSSGNYEDINNAFSFNSCEQNCRDAKSTMVESTCKSDERDVKYAKCEKDKTYMNEENITNGGNNFRGESKLDKKSEKTYYTNIEEEKQLNKNNLDIGNKNKNTNISMFYKKADSTVSIPDDKKKKIHNKKENIEKTDKPNTQEQIEEGGKVKIDLISKPGAWESVEDSEINTISNEKIEQIFYNIKSKEEIEKEEITQLEEDIRYEYSAHNEFYVKKKELENEDIFLNQEFKFVSKPIYKKAIDKNLNKKVEFAKRSIKSIQNKKKIS; encoded by the coding sequence ATGACAGACTACTGGGTAAGCTCAAAAAAGCACTACTGTGAAACTTGTAATTGTTGGATATCTGGGCATaaagttaatataaaaaatcatgAAAGGAGTACCAGACATATTgagaattttaaaaacttgCTAAACAAATCttttaaaagaagagaaCAAGAAACGAAAGACAAAGAATTCAttgaaaaagaattaaaaaaattagaaaatgtagaaaaaaagTTTCTTTCGGACTTACAGAAGAACGATATATCCAATAAGTCAAATAGTTCCATTAATTTGAATACATGCCATtcgaataataaaaacagaatttctaatagtagtaataatatcaCAAGTAATAATGTTACTAATTATGTTAGCAGTGGTCAGGGTAATAATAAGAAGTGGGTGGTTATGATACATGAAGATACAGGATCGCTGTTATTCTATAACAGATTGAAAAATGGAATTACCTATGAAAAACCGAAAGACTTTTTCGATTATTTACCCGAATATGAAACATTTTCTGAACAAAATGGATggtttaaatattttgattataattcaaataatttttattactataatatttatagttCAAAAAGTATATGGCAATATTCAGTGAACACAATTAGTAGTTTGATTAACTATATCAATCAGTGTGATGAgattacagaaaaaaataaaaactttagTAATcctaatgaaaataaagtatatagTACCAAATTGGATGTTATACCGAATCaggaaaatttaaatagaAGTGGTTATTATGAAAGTCATTTCCAAAACTCTGCTCAGAATAGTTATTATGGTGttaacaataatttaaatttattaaacagAGAAGATGAAATTACAGTTGAAGATAAAGGACAAGAGGAAAAAATACAGATGATCTTAACTCCTAAGAAGGAAATAGACAAATTACAGAGTAATAGCAAGAACAACATTATTAATGTTACTACAGAACGCACTGGAAGCAGTGGCAATTATGAAGATATAAATAACGcgttttcatttaattcgTGCGAACAGAACTGTAGAGATGCTAAAAGTACAATGGTAGAATCAACTTGTAAATCGGATGAAAGGGATGTAAAGTATGCGAAATgtgaaaaagataaaacatatatgaacgaagaaaatataactaatggaggaaataattttagagGAGAAAGTAAACTTgataaaaaaagtgaaaaaacatattacacaaatatagaggaggaaaaacaattaaataaaaataatttagataTTGGgaataagaacaaaaatacaaatatttctatGTTTTATAAGAAAGCGGATAGCACAGTTTCTATTCcagatgataaaaaaaaaaagatacacaacaaaaaggaaaatatagaGAAAACGGATAAGCCGAATACACAGGAACAAATTGAGGAAGGTGGTAAAGTTAAAATCGATTTGATTAGTAAACCAGGTGCGTGGGAATCCGTTGAAGATAGTGAGATAAATACAATTTCAAATGAAAAGATtgaacaaattttttataatataaaatcaaaagaggaaatagaaaaagaagaaattacTCAGTTGGAGGAAGATATTCGTTATGAATATTCTGCGCATAATGAATTTTatgtaaagaaaaaggaattagaaaatgaagatatatttttaaaccaagaatttaaatttgttagcaaacctatatataaaaaggcTATTGATAAAAACCTCAATAAAAAAGTGGAATTTGCTAAAAGGAGTATTAAGTCAatacagaataaaaaaaaaatttcataa